One genomic segment of Thermus oshimai DSM 12092 includes these proteins:
- a CDS encoding family 4 glycosyl hydrolase alpha-galactosidase/6-phospho-beta-glucosidase → MIRIAFVGAGNAVFGRTFLLDLFLSPLEEVEVRLVDPEGDRLARLVRLGEKFREEGPKAVYLRPLPLPEALRGAHVLVFAADVGGEEVLRQDYETALAFGVDQSIGDTLGPGGLMKFLRLLPLLEEVAEGFQGELILNYANPLTAVTAFLARKGHRALGLCHSIAETARTLAGYLGFSEGELDYLAGGVNHLSWFVRLAHGGEDLYPRLRALAQQEDYWELDPVRFELLRVFGLFPSESSGHVSEYLPYFRKRPEIMARYVRSGYRGESGFYPRHHLRFVEEALREEEAWLRGAYPKSPSGEYAVPVLEAFFLGRAFRLYATHLETRVPGLLAGFPAEAPLRLPAWKGEEVLLPPGPLALSRHAQEVQALWVEGALGHDPSLLLQGLALDPLTAAVLDLRGIEALFRRLVEAGKGLLPSWVT, encoded by the coding sequence GTGATCCGCATCGCGTTTGTGGGCGCCGGCAATGCGGTTTTTGGCCGCACCTTTCTCTTAGACCTCTTCCTCTCCCCCTTGGAGGAGGTGGAGGTGCGCCTGGTGGACCCCGAAGGGGACCGCCTAGCCCGGCTGGTGCGCTTGGGAGAGAAGTTCCGGGAAGAGGGGCCCAAAGCCGTTTACCTCCGCCCTCTGCCCCTGCCGGAGGCCCTGAGGGGAGCCCACGTCCTGGTCTTCGCTGCGGATGTGGGGGGAGAGGAGGTCCTGAGGCAGGACTACGAGACGGCGTTGGCCTTTGGGGTGGACCAGTCTATCGGCGATACCCTGGGCCCGGGGGGGCTCATGAAGTTCCTCCGCCTGCTCCCCCTCCTGGAGGAGGTGGCGGAAGGGTTTCAGGGAGAGCTTATCCTGAACTACGCCAACCCCCTGACCGCCGTGACCGCCTTTTTGGCGCGGAAAGGGCATAGGGCGCTGGGCCTTTGCCACTCCATTGCCGAAACCGCCCGTACCCTGGCGGGCTACCTGGGCTTTTCGGAAGGGGAGCTGGACTACCTGGCGGGAGGGGTTAACCATCTTTCCTGGTTTGTCCGCCTAGCCCATGGGGGGGAGGACCTTTACCCCCGCCTCCGGGCCCTGGCCCAGCAGGAGGATTACTGGGAGCTGGACCCGGTGCGGTTTGAGCTCTTGCGCGTCTTTGGCCTCTTCCCTTCGGAGTCCAGCGGACACGTTTCCGAATACCTGCCCTACTTCCGCAAGCGGCCGGAGATCATGGCCCGCTATGTCCGTTCCGGGTATAGGGGAGAGAGCGGGTTTTACCCCCGCCACCACCTCCGCTTTGTGGAGGAGGCCCTGCGGGAGGAGGAGGCTTGGCTTCGCGGCGCCTACCCAAAATCCCCCAGCGGGGAGTATGCGGTACCGGTGTTGGAGGCCTTCTTCTTGGGGAGGGCGTTCCGCCTTTACGCTACCCACCTCGAGACCCGGGTCCCTGGGCTCCTGGCCGGTTTTCCCGCGGAGGCCCCCTTGCGCCTCCCCGCCTGGAAGGGGGAGGAGGTCCTCCTCCCCCCGGGTCCCCTGGCCCTAAGCCGGCATGCTCAGGAGGTTCAGGCCCTTTGGGTGGAGGGGGCTCTAGGGCATGACCCCAGCCTTCTCCTTCAGGGCCTGGCCTTGGATCCCCTCACGGCGGCGGTGCTGGACCTCAGGGGAATAGAGGCCCTCTTTCGCAGGCTGGTAGAGGCCGGAAAGGGCCTTCTCCCTTCTTGGGTAACGTAG